A window of the Serratia sarumanii genome harbors these coding sequences:
- the citX gene encoding citrate lyase holo-[acyl-carrier protein] synthase: MAAVDPQLAAERAVSLPELLTSRECRQARQQAWLAQHECTLLVLTLVVPGPVKDSALTRGIFNLGWAALLRLCAEQGWPSPQAEALALATGCEGFVALRADAQRVKDCAMQLEVSRPIGRLWDIDVLDTQGRILSRRDIGLPERRCLLCGQPAKICARQRRHSSEQLLHEMERMFNDAISAD; this comes from the coding sequence ATGGCCGCCGTCGATCCCCAACTGGCCGCCGAACGCGCGGTCAGCCTGCCGGAGTTGCTCACCAGCCGCGAATGCCGCCAGGCGCGGCAGCAGGCGTGGCTGGCGCAGCACGAGTGCACGCTGCTGGTGCTGACGCTGGTGGTGCCCGGCCCGGTGAAGGACAGCGCGCTGACGCGCGGCATCTTCAACCTGGGGTGGGCGGCGTTGCTGCGACTGTGCGCCGAACAGGGTTGGCCCAGCCCGCAGGCCGAGGCGCTGGCGCTCGCCACCGGTTGCGAAGGGTTTGTCGCGCTGCGCGCCGATGCTCAGCGGGTGAAGGACTGCGCCATGCAGCTGGAGGTGAGCCGCCCGATCGGCCGGCTGTGGGATATCGACGTGCTGGATACGCAGGGGCGCATTTTGTCGCGCCGCGACATCGGCCTGCCGGAACGGCGCTGCCTGCTGTGCGGCCAACCGGCCAAGATCTGCGCCCGCCAGCGGCGGCACAGCAGCGAGCAGCTGCTGCATGAAATGGAAAGGATGTTCAACGATGCGATCTCTGCCGATTAA
- the agp gene encoding bifunctional glucose-1-phosphatase/inositol phosphatase produces the protein MRKKTLLLCLPLLFTGNALAEAGGYQLEQVLVMSRHNLRAPLANNGSVLAQSTPKAWPAWETPGGQLTTKGGVLEVYMGHYFNAWLKQTGLLPKEGCPTAGSVYVYANSLQRTVATAQFFSNGAFPGCDVSVHHQDKMGEMDPTFNPIITDTSEAFNQQALAAMNAALGSLKLDASYQQLAKIIDYKDSAACKTDKHCDLTKEASVMSAVPGKEPGVSGPLRVGNSLVDAFMLQYYEGFPMKEVAWGKIATPHQWQQLAQLKDGYQDSLFTSPVVAQNVAKPLLTYINNALLGERKPDAPKLTVLVGHDSNIASLLSAMQFQPYQLPQQYEKTPIGGKLVFQRWRDAQNDRELLKIEYVYQSTEQLRKATPLTLQTPPQRVTLALKGCPIDKDGFCAWSDFEKTMKGIL, from the coding sequence ATGAGAAAAAAAACCTTATTGCTGTGCCTGCCTTTGTTATTCACCGGGAACGCGCTGGCGGAAGCCGGCGGTTATCAGCTGGAACAGGTGCTGGTCATGAGCCGCCATAACCTGCGCGCGCCGCTGGCCAACAACGGCAGCGTGCTGGCGCAGTCTACGCCGAAGGCCTGGCCGGCCTGGGAAACGCCGGGCGGCCAGCTGACCACCAAGGGCGGGGTGCTGGAAGTGTATATGGGGCACTACTTCAACGCCTGGCTGAAGCAGACCGGCCTGTTGCCGAAAGAGGGTTGCCCGACCGCCGGCAGCGTGTACGTCTACGCCAACAGCCTGCAGCGCACGGTCGCCACCGCGCAGTTCTTCAGCAACGGCGCGTTCCCCGGCTGCGACGTCAGCGTGCACCATCAGGACAAGATGGGCGAGATGGATCCGACCTTCAACCCGATCATCACCGACACCAGCGAGGCCTTCAACCAGCAGGCGCTGGCGGCGATGAACGCCGCGCTGGGCTCGCTGAAGCTGGACGCCTCTTACCAACAGCTGGCGAAGATCATCGACTACAAGGATTCCGCCGCCTGCAAGACCGACAAACACTGTGACCTGACCAAAGAAGCCAGCGTGATGAGCGCGGTGCCGGGCAAAGAGCCGGGCGTCTCCGGCCCGCTGCGGGTGGGCAACTCGCTGGTGGACGCCTTTATGCTGCAGTATTACGAAGGTTTCCCGATGAAAGAGGTGGCCTGGGGCAAAATCGCCACCCCGCACCAGTGGCAGCAGCTGGCGCAGCTGAAAGACGGCTATCAGGACTCGCTGTTCACCTCGCCGGTGGTGGCGCAGAACGTCGCCAAGCCGCTGCTGACCTACATCAACAACGCGCTGCTCGGCGAGCGCAAACCGGACGCGCCGAAGCTGACGGTGCTGGTCGGCCACGACTCCAATATTGCCTCGCTGCTGTCGGCCATGCAGTTCCAGCCGTATCAGCTGCCGCAGCAATACGAGAAAACGCCGATCGGCGGCAAACTGGTGTTCCAGCGCTGGCGCGACGCGCAGAACGACCGTGAACTGCTGAAGATCGAGTACGTCTATCAGTCCACCGAACAGCTGCGCAAGGCGACGCCGCTGACGCTGCAAACCCCGCCGCAGCGGGTAACGCTGGCGCTGAAAGGCTGCCCGATCGACAAAGACGGCTTCTGCGCCTGGAGCGATTTCGAAAAGACCATGAAAGGCATCTTGTAA
- a CDS encoding 4'-phosphopantetheinyl transferase family protein: protein MPTFIRNIEFFTPDGYPGQVARCHFALAEYRDERFPEAGFALPDHLARAVPKRRAEYLAGRVLARQLLAPLGFADFTLARGEDRAPQWPPGIAGALSHNSDTALCAVHRESGLGGVGLDVETLLSDVRAEELWGAIVSPAEREALLREALPFNELLTLTFSAKESLFKALYPQVRCYFDFLDARMVAVDMQRQTFVLALLKTLTPNCPAGRRFNGRFWREGDDVTTFIFC, encoded by the coding sequence TTGCCCACTTTTATCCGCAATATCGAATTTTTCACGCCGGACGGCTATCCGGGCCAGGTGGCGCGCTGCCATTTTGCGCTGGCGGAGTATCGTGACGAGCGTTTTCCCGAGGCGGGCTTTGCGCTGCCGGATCATCTGGCACGTGCGGTGCCGAAGCGCCGCGCGGAGTATCTGGCCGGGCGTGTTCTGGCGCGGCAACTGTTGGCGCCGCTCGGTTTTGCCGACTTCACCCTGGCGCGCGGCGAAGATCGCGCGCCGCAGTGGCCACCGGGCATCGCCGGGGCGCTGAGCCATAATTCGGATACCGCGCTGTGCGCCGTGCACCGCGAGAGCGGGCTGGGCGGCGTGGGGCTGGATGTGGAGACGCTGCTCTCCGACGTGCGGGCGGAGGAGCTGTGGGGGGCGATCGTTTCCCCGGCGGAGCGCGAGGCGTTACTGCGCGAGGCGTTGCCGTTCAATGAACTGCTGACGCTGACGTTTTCCGCCAAAGAAAGCCTGTTCAAGGCGCTTTATCCGCAGGTGCGCTGTTACTTCGATTTTCTCGATGCGCGCATGGTCGCCGTGGATATGCAGCGGCAGACGTTTGTATTAGCGCTGCTTAAGACGCTGACGCCAAATTGCCCCGCCGGCCGCCGGTTTAACGGGCGTTTTTGGCGTGAAGGTGACGATGTCACGACTTTTATTTTCTGCTAA
- a CDS encoding anion permease: protein MSQTQEKIWKAIAPLAVLAILLLIPVPDGMPPQAWHYFAIFVAMIVGMILEPIPATAISFIAVTVSVLSANWVLFGAQELAEPGFKAGKEALKWGLAGFSSTTVWLVFGAFIFALGYEATGLGRRIALFLVKFMGKRTLTLGYAVVIIDILLAPFTPSNTARTGGTVFPVVKNLPPLFDSFPNDPSSRRIGGYLMWMMVVGTSISSSMFVTGAAPNVLGIEFVGKIAGVHISWMQWFLAFLPVGLLLLIIAPLISYYLYKPGVTHSSEVAAWADTALGEMGKLTRKEYTLIGLVLLSLCLWVFGGKMLDATAVCLLAVSLMLALHVVSWKEITKYSSAWNTLVNLATLVVMANGLTRSGFIDWFAQTMSTHLDGFSPNMTVVALVLVFYFAHYLFASLSAHTATMLPVILAVGKGLPGVPMEQLSMLLVLSIGIMGVLTPYATGPGVIIYGCGYVKSKDYWRLGGILGVVYIAALLLIGWPIMSLWY from the coding sequence ATGTCCCAAACCCAGGAAAAGATCTGGAAAGCGATAGCGCCGCTGGCGGTGCTCGCGATCCTGTTATTGATACCGGTGCCCGACGGCATGCCGCCGCAGGCCTGGCACTACTTCGCCATCTTCGTGGCGATGATCGTCGGCATGATTCTGGAGCCGATCCCGGCCACCGCCATCAGCTTTATCGCAGTGACCGTCAGTGTGCTGAGCGCCAACTGGGTGCTGTTCGGCGCGCAGGAGCTGGCGGAGCCGGGCTTCAAGGCCGGTAAAGAGGCGCTGAAATGGGGGCTGGCGGGCTTCTCCAGCACCACCGTCTGGCTGGTGTTCGGCGCCTTTATCTTCGCGCTGGGCTACGAGGCCACCGGGCTGGGGCGGCGCATCGCGCTGTTCCTGGTGAAGTTCATGGGCAAGCGCACGCTGACGCTGGGCTATGCGGTGGTGATCATCGATATCCTGCTGGCGCCGTTCACACCGTCCAACACCGCGCGCACCGGCGGCACGGTATTCCCGGTGGTGAAAAACCTGCCGCCGCTGTTCGACTCCTTCCCCAACGATCCCTCCTCGCGCCGTATCGGCGGTTACCTGATGTGGATGATGGTGGTCGGTACCAGCATCAGCTCCTCGATGTTCGTCACCGGCGCCGCGCCGAACGTGCTGGGCATCGAGTTCGTCGGCAAGATCGCCGGGGTGCACATCAGCTGGATGCAGTGGTTCCTGGCGTTCCTGCCGGTCGGCCTGCTGCTGCTGATCATCGCGCCGCTGATCTCCTACTACCTGTACAAACCGGGCGTGACCCACAGCAGCGAAGTGGCCGCCTGGGCGGATACCGCGCTGGGGGAAATGGGCAAGCTGACGCGCAAGGAATACACCCTGATCGGCCTGGTGCTGCTTAGCCTGTGCCTGTGGGTGTTCGGCGGCAAAATGCTGGACGCCACCGCGGTGTGTCTGCTGGCGGTGTCGCTGATGCTGGCGCTGCACGTGGTGTCGTGGAAAGAGATCACCAAATATTCCAGCGCCTGGAACACGCTGGTTAACCTGGCGACGCTGGTGGTGATGGCCAACGGCCTGACGCGTTCCGGCTTTATCGACTGGTTCGCCCAGACCATGAGCACCCACCTGGACGGCTTCTCGCCGAACATGACGGTGGTGGCGCTGGTGCTGGTGTTCTACTTCGCCCACTACCTGTTCGCCAGCCTCTCGGCGCACACCGCCACCATGCTGCCGGTGATCCTGGCGGTCGGCAAAGGGCTGCCGGGCGTGCCGATGGAGCAGCTGTCGATGTTGCTGGTGCTGTCGATCGGTATCATGGGCGTGCTGACGCCGTACGCCACCGGCCCGGGGGTGATCATCTACGGCTGTGGCTACGTGAAGTCGAAAGACTACTGGCGCCTGGGCGGTATTCTCGGCGTGGTGTACATCGCCGCGCTGCTGCTGATCGGCTGGCCGATCATGAGCCTGTGGTACTGA
- the citF gene encoding citrate lyase subunit alpha, which translates to MNRQQRLMTFANPADLPGYQDVSKANLQARKPRDLKLCDSLQEAVRRSGLQDGMTISFHHAFRGGDLALNQVMETLAAMGFRNLTLASSSLTDCHAPLVEHIRHGVVSRIYTSGLRGPLADAVSRGLLAEPVQIHSHGGRVNLIESGELKIDVAFLGVPACDEFGNANGYSGEACCGSLGYARVDAEAAGTVVLLTEQLVPYPHHPASLAQDRVDLIVQLERVGDADKIGADATRMTSNPRELLIARRAAEVIAGSGYFTEGFSLQTGTGGASLAVTRFLEDKMRARGIRAAFALGGITSTMVDLHEKGLIGKLLDVQSFDRAAATSLARNPRHIEISANQYANFSSKGASVDRLDVVVLSALEIDTGFNVNVLTGSDGVLRGASGGHCDTAAAARLAIIVAPLVRGRIPTLVEQVTTCVTPGSSIDILVTDHGIAVNPARPELAQRLREAGLEVVSIDWLRARALQLTGEPQPIAFTDKVVAVVRYRDGSVIDVVHQVAE; encoded by the coding sequence ATGAACCGCCAACAACGATTGATGACCTTCGCCAACCCGGCGGATCTGCCGGGCTATCAGGACGTCTCCAAAGCCAACCTGCAGGCGCGCAAACCGCGCGATCTCAAGCTGTGCGACTCCTTGCAGGAAGCGGTGCGCCGCAGCGGGCTGCAGGACGGCATGACCATCTCCTTCCACCATGCGTTTCGCGGCGGCGATCTGGCGCTCAATCAGGTGATGGAGACGCTGGCGGCGATGGGGTTCCGCAACCTGACGCTGGCGTCCAGCTCGCTGACCGACTGCCATGCGCCGCTGGTTGAGCATATCCGCCACGGCGTGGTGAGCCGCATTTACACCTCCGGGCTGCGCGGCCCGCTGGCGGACGCGGTTTCGCGCGGCCTGCTGGCGGAGCCGGTGCAAATTCACTCGCACGGCGGCCGGGTCAACCTGATCGAATCCGGCGAGCTGAAGATAGACGTGGCCTTCCTTGGCGTGCCGGCCTGCGATGAGTTCGGCAACGCCAACGGTTACAGCGGTGAAGCCTGCTGCGGCTCGCTCGGCTATGCGCGGGTGGACGCCGAGGCGGCGGGCACCGTGGTGCTGCTGACCGAGCAGCTGGTGCCGTATCCGCATCATCCCGCCAGCCTGGCGCAGGATCGGGTGGATCTGATCGTGCAGCTGGAGCGGGTGGGCGACGCCGACAAGATCGGCGCCGACGCCACGCGCATGACCTCGAACCCGCGCGAGCTGCTGATCGCCCGCCGCGCCGCCGAGGTGATCGCCGGTTCCGGCTACTTCACCGAAGGCTTTTCGCTGCAAACCGGCACCGGCGGCGCCTCGCTGGCGGTGACCCGGTTCCTGGAGGACAAGATGCGCGCCCGCGGCATTCGCGCCGCGTTCGCCCTCGGCGGCATCACCTCGACCATGGTGGATCTGCACGAGAAAGGGCTGATCGGCAAACTGCTGGACGTGCAGAGCTTCGATCGGGCGGCGGCGACCTCGCTGGCGCGCAACCCGCGCCATATCGAAATCAGCGCCAACCAGTACGCCAACTTCAGCTCCAAGGGCGCGTCGGTCGATCGGCTCGACGTGGTGGTGCTGAGCGCGCTGGAAATCGACACCGGCTTCAACGTTAACGTGCTGACCGGCTCCGACGGCGTGCTGCGCGGCGCGTCCGGCGGCCACTGCGACACCGCCGCCGCCGCGCGGCTGGCGATCATCGTTGCGCCGTTGGTGCGCGGGCGCATCCCGACGCTGGTAGAGCAGGTGACTACCTGCGTCACGCCGGGCTCCAGCATCGACATTCTGGTGACCGACCACGGCATCGCCGTCAATCCGGCGCGGCCGGAGCTGGCGCAGCGCCTGCGGGAGGCCGGCCTCGAGGTGGTGAGCATCGACTGGCTGCGCGCCCGTGCGCTGCAGCTGACCGGCGAACCGCAGCCGATCGCCTTTACCGACAAGGTGGTGGCGGTGGTGCGCTACCGCGACGGCTCGGTGATCGACGTGGTGCATCAGGTGGCGGAGTAG
- the citD gene encoding citrate lyase acyl carrier protein codes for MKIIREAMAGTLESSDVMVRIAPAEGPQHDLLIASSVEKQFGAAIRHTLLEVLQRYEVEPVQVIVDDKGALDCVLRARLETALMRACEGGQLPWEAKDENAE; via the coding sequence ATGAAAATTATCCGAGAAGCAATGGCCGGCACGCTGGAATCCAGCGATGTCATGGTGCGCATCGCGCCCGCCGAGGGGCCGCAGCACGATCTGTTGATCGCCAGCAGCGTGGAAAAACAGTTCGGCGCGGCGATCCGCCACACCCTGCTGGAGGTGCTGCAGCGTTATGAGGTGGAGCCGGTGCAGGTGATCGTCGATGACAAAGGCGCGCTGGACTGCGTGCTGCGCGCCCGGCTGGAAACCGCGCTGATGCGCGCCTGCGAGGGTGGCCAACTGCCGTGGGAGGCGAAAGATGAAAACGCTGAATAA
- the citE gene encoding citrate (pro-3S)-lyase subunit beta: MKTLNKTRLRRSMLFVPGANAAMVSNAFIYQADALMFDLEDSVILREKDAARRLVYHALQHPLYQEVETIVRVNALDSAYGLADLQAVVRGGADIVRLPKTDSAQDVVDMEREIAAIEAACGRPVGSTGLLAAIESAQGITNAVAIAHASPRLIGIALGAEDYVRNLRTERSPEGIELLFARCSLLQAARAAGIQAFDTVYSDANNEAGFLQEAALIKQLGFDGKSLINPRQIELLHNLYAPTAKEVAHAQRVVDAAEAAEREGRGVVSLNGKMVDSPVIERARLVLERAALSGLREEPAQHGEEA, from the coding sequence ATGAAAACGCTGAATAAAACCCGGCTGCGCCGCAGCATGCTGTTCGTCCCCGGCGCCAACGCGGCGATGGTCAGCAACGCCTTTATCTACCAGGCCGATGCGCTGATGTTCGATCTGGAAGACTCGGTGATCCTGCGTGAAAAAGACGCGGCGCGCCGGCTGGTGTACCACGCGCTGCAGCACCCGCTGTACCAGGAGGTGGAAACCATCGTGCGCGTCAATGCGCTCGACTCAGCCTACGGCCTGGCGGACTTGCAGGCGGTGGTGCGCGGTGGCGCGGACATCGTGCGCCTGCCGAAGACCGACAGCGCGCAGGACGTTGTCGACATGGAACGCGAGATCGCCGCCATCGAAGCGGCCTGCGGCCGGCCGGTCGGCAGCACCGGGCTGCTGGCGGCGATCGAATCGGCGCAGGGCATCACCAACGCGGTAGCGATCGCGCACGCTTCGCCGCGGCTTATCGGCATCGCGCTGGGGGCGGAGGACTACGTGCGCAACCTGCGCACCGAACGCTCGCCGGAGGGCATCGAGCTGCTGTTCGCTCGTTGTTCGCTGCTGCAGGCGGCGCGCGCCGCCGGCATTCAGGCGTTCGACACCGTCTATTCCGACGCCAATAACGAGGCCGGCTTCCTGCAGGAAGCGGCGCTGATCAAACAGCTCGGCTTCGACGGCAAATCGCTGATCAACCCGCGCCAGATTGAGCTGCTGCACAACCTGTACGCGCCGACCGCCAAAGAGGTGGCGCACGCGCAGCGGGTGGTGGACGCCGCCGAAGCGGCGGAGCGGGAAGGGCGCGGCGTGGTGTCGCTCAACGGAAAAATGGTCGACAGCCCGGTGATTGAACGCGCCCGGCTGGTGCTGGAGCGCGCCGCGCTGTCCGGCTTACGGGAAGAACCGGCGCAGCACGGGGAGGAAGCATGA
- the dpiA gene encoding two-component response regulator DpiA has product MEWLNILIVEDETPLAEMHAEFIRQNGGCRQIWLAGTLAQARAMTERFKPDLILLDNFLPDGQGITLLRELTLSGYRGGIVFITAASDMATVAEALRYGVFDYLIKPLAYDRLSQTLQRFSQRREALKDKARLNQRRIDEMFNTYARGEQQAALPAGIDELTLGKVRALFAEPAARHTAESVAQKMGLSRTTARRYLEFCTAAQQLRAEIIYGKVGRPQRIYRAGEPH; this is encoded by the coding sequence ATGGAATGGCTGAACATCCTGATCGTTGAAGACGAAACGCCGCTGGCGGAAATGCACGCGGAGTTTATCCGCCAGAACGGCGGCTGCCGCCAGATTTGGCTGGCCGGCACCCTGGCGCAGGCGCGCGCCATGACCGAGCGCTTCAAGCCGGACCTGATCCTGCTGGACAACTTTCTGCCCGACGGCCAGGGCATCACCCTACTGCGCGAACTGACGCTGAGCGGGTATCGCGGCGGCATCGTGTTCATCACCGCCGCCAGCGACATGGCCACCGTGGCCGAGGCGTTGCGTTACGGCGTATTCGACTACCTGATCAAACCGCTGGCCTATGACCGGCTGAGCCAGACCCTGCAGCGCTTCAGCCAGCGCCGCGAAGCGCTGAAAGACAAAGCGCGCCTCAACCAGCGCCGCATCGACGAGATGTTCAACACCTACGCCCGCGGCGAACAGCAGGCGGCGCTGCCCGCCGGCATCGACGAGCTGACGCTGGGCAAGGTCCGCGCGCTGTTTGCCGAACCCGCCGCGCGCCACACCGCTGAAAGCGTTGCGCAAAAAATGGGGCTCAGCCGCACCACCGCGCGCCGTTATCTGGAGTTTTGCACCGCCGCGCAGCAACTGCGCGCCGAGATCATTTACGGCAAGGTCGGCCGCCCACAGCGGATCTACCGCGCCGGCGAACCGCATTAA
- a CDS encoding isochorismate synthase MenF, translating into MATLTTENQTFPGFVYAEQSTFLYRSEFRSLSADGVFERIETPAFGGEQEGSALAQHIRQALARAKAAGQETPVVVGAIPFDTRRPSSLYVPENCQFVANDSFTRAARPMLQQPHRLAACTSIPDEPRFKHAVAEAVSRFKQGKLDKAVLSRILDIELEQPVAGHQILNNLMVQNPTGYHFSLPLADGGVLIGASPELLIRKQGGEIHTNPLAGSARRQDDPQQDRLGSERLMRSTKDKYEHKLVIDDIRRHLAPLCASLSVPSGPSLLSTGTMWHLSTRIRGELLNPNLNVMQLACLLHPTPALCGFPTESARQLIADLEPHDRGLFSGIVGWCDANGDGEWAIVIRSGLLRGNRVRLFAGAGIVAASTPQSEWMETAAKLGTMLNAFGLNSGAL; encoded by the coding sequence GTGGCGACACTGACGACAGAAAACCAAACCTTCCCCGGGTTTGTGTACGCCGAACAATCGACCTTTTTGTACCGGTCCGAATTCCGTTCCCTCTCCGCCGATGGCGTGTTCGAGCGTATCGAGACGCCGGCGTTCGGCGGTGAGCAGGAAGGCAGCGCGCTGGCGCAGCATATCCGCCAGGCGTTGGCGCGCGCCAAAGCCGCCGGCCAGGAGACGCCGGTGGTGGTGGGCGCCATTCCGTTCGATACGCGCCGGCCTTCCAGCCTGTACGTGCCTGAAAACTGCCAGTTTGTCGCCAACGACAGCTTTACCCGCGCCGCGCGCCCGATGCTGCAACAGCCGCATCGCCTGGCCGCCTGCACCAGCATTCCGGACGAGCCGCGCTTCAAGCACGCGGTGGCGGAAGCGGTCAGCCGCTTTAAACAGGGCAAGCTGGACAAGGCGGTGCTGTCGCGCATCCTCGACATCGAGCTGGAGCAGCCGGTGGCGGGCCACCAGATCCTCAATAACCTGATGGTGCAGAACCCGACCGGTTACCACTTTTCCTTGCCGCTGGCCGATGGCGGCGTGCTGATCGGCGCCAGCCCGGAACTGCTGATCCGCAAGCAGGGCGGCGAGATCCACACCAATCCGCTGGCGGGCTCCGCGCGCCGTCAGGACGATCCGCAGCAGGATCGCCTCGGCAGCGAGCGCCTGATGCGCTCGACCAAAGACAAATACGAACACAAGCTGGTGATCGACGACATTCGCCGCCACCTGGCGCCATTGTGCGCCAGCCTGAGCGTGCCCAGCGGCCCGTCGCTGCTCAGCACCGGCACCATGTGGCACCTGTCCACCCGCATTCGCGGCGAGCTGCTGAACCCGAATCTCAACGTGATGCAGCTGGCCTGCCTGCTGCATCCGACGCCGGCGCTTTGCGGCTTCCCGACCGAGAGCGCCCGCCAACTGATCGCCGATCTGGAACCGCACGATCGCGGCCTGTTCAGCGGCATCGTCGGCTGGTGTGACGCCAACGGCGACGGCGAGTGGGCGATCGTCATCCGCAGCGGCCTGCTGCGCGGCAACCGGGTGAGGCTGTTCGCCGGCGCGGGCATCGTCGCCGCTTCGACACCGCAGTCCGAGTGGATGGAAACCGCCGCCAAACTGGGCACCATGCTCAACGCTTTCGGCCTGAACAGCGGCGCGCTGTAG
- the citG gene encoding triphosphoribosyl-dephospho-CoA synthase CitG — translation MRSLPINLPAHRAEPACDFARAAFRALLVEVNLTPKPGLVDRHNTGAHRDMDLGHFYRSARAIGVWLPRFIQRGREDAALPAEQQLARLRPLGLACENQMFRATGGINTHKGSVFSLGLLCTAFGRLQQQGRAIGAEALCAEVAAMCRGLVDRELRRNNAGQTAGQRLFAAHGLSGARGEAEAGFRLVIDGALPLYRQRLAADGDEQRALLDSLLWLMAHNDDTNVASRGGLHGLRWLRRRAALLLAQGGSAGEAGLARLRRFDADCIARNLSPGGSADLLIVTWLLAQLGAQE, via the coding sequence ATGCGATCTCTGCCGATTAACCTGCCCGCCCACCGTGCCGAACCGGCCTGCGACTTCGCCCGCGCCGCTTTCCGCGCGCTGCTGGTGGAGGTCAACCTCACACCCAAGCCGGGGCTGGTGGATCGCCATAATACCGGCGCCCACCGCGACATGGATCTCGGGCACTTCTATCGCAGCGCCCGCGCCATCGGCGTGTGGCTGCCGCGCTTTATCCAACGCGGGCGCGAGGATGCCGCTTTGCCGGCAGAGCAGCAGCTGGCGCGGCTGCGGCCGCTCGGCCTGGCCTGCGAAAACCAGATGTTCCGCGCCACCGGCGGCATTAACACCCACAAGGGCAGTGTGTTCTCGCTCGGGTTGCTGTGCACCGCCTTCGGCCGCCTGCAGCAGCAGGGCCGCGCCATCGGCGCCGAAGCGCTGTGCGCCGAGGTGGCGGCGATGTGCCGGGGGCTGGTGGATCGCGAGCTGCGGCGCAACAACGCAGGGCAGACCGCCGGCCAGCGGCTGTTCGCCGCGCATGGGTTGAGCGGCGCACGCGGCGAGGCGGAGGCCGGTTTCCGGCTGGTCATTGACGGCGCGCTGCCGCTGTATCGGCAACGGCTGGCCGCCGATGGCGACGAACAGCGGGCGCTGCTGGACAGCCTGCTGTGGCTGATGGCCCACAACGACGACACCAACGTCGCCTCGCGCGGCGGCCTGCACGGGCTGCGCTGGCTGCGGCGCCGGGCGGCATTGCTGCTGGCGCAGGGCGGCTCGGCGGGGGAAGCGGGCCTGGCGCGCCTGCGGCGCTTCGATGCCGACTGCATCGCCCGCAACCTCAGCCCCGGCGGCAGCGCCGACCTGTTGATAGTGACCTGGCTGCTGGCGCAGCTGGGTGCCCAAGAATAA
- the citC gene encoding [citrate (pro-3S)-lyase] ligase produces the protein MLGDAVFNRVKRSDHKAISEISAFLRSNDLNIDTTVEIFITVTQHDKLVACGGIADNIIKCVAISPLMRGEGLALALATELVNLAYERHHTQLFIYTKVQNEPLFRQCGFYPIATVPGIVVLMENSPCRLKRYAAQLASQRRPGDTIGSIVMNANPFTRGHQYLVRQAAKRCDWLHLFLVKENTSRFSYEDRRRLVLAGTADIPNLTVHEGSQYVISRATFPCYFIKDQGVADDCYTEIDLKIFRQYLAPALGITHRFVGNEPFCAVTAKYNRDMRYWLETPALPSPPIALVEIERLQYQGTAISASWVRKLLAAGDFHAAAPLVPPDTLYYLQDLQTQRRAKAAPHPFESAQSGE, from the coding sequence ATGTTAGGCGATGCCGTATTTAATCGGGTAAAGCGATCGGATCATAAAGCGATTTCGGAAATAAGCGCCTTCTTGCGCAGTAACGATCTGAATATCGACACCACGGTTGAAATATTTATTACCGTTACCCAGCACGACAAATTGGTCGCCTGCGGCGGCATCGCCGACAATATTATCAAATGCGTCGCCATCAGCCCACTGATGCGCGGCGAAGGGTTGGCGCTGGCGCTGGCGACCGAGCTGGTGAACCTGGCCTACGAGCGCCACCACACCCAGCTGTTTATCTACACCAAGGTGCAGAACGAACCGCTGTTCCGCCAGTGCGGTTTCTATCCGATCGCCACCGTGCCGGGCATCGTGGTGCTGATGGAAAACAGCCCGTGCCGCCTGAAGCGTTACGCCGCCCAACTGGCGAGCCAGCGCCGGCCGGGCGACACCATCGGCAGCATTGTGATGAACGCCAACCCCTTCACCCGCGGGCATCAGTATCTGGTGCGTCAGGCGGCCAAACGCTGCGACTGGCTGCACCTGTTTTTAGTGAAGGAAAACACCTCGCGCTTCAGCTATGAAGACCGCCGCCGGCTGGTGCTGGCCGGCACCGCCGATATCCCCAACCTTACGGTACACGAAGGCTCGCAGTACGTGATCTCGCGCGCCACCTTCCCCTGTTACTTCATCAAGGATCAGGGCGTGGCCGACGACTGTTACACCGAAATCGATCTGAAGATCTTCCGCCAGTATCTGGCGCCCGCGCTGGGCATTACCCACCGCTTCGTCGGCAACGAGCCGTTCTGCGCGGTGACCGCGAAATACAACCGCGACATGCGCTACTGGCTGGAAACGCCGGCGCTGCCCAGCCCGCCGATCGCGCTGGTGGAAATCGAGCGTTTGCAATATCAGGGCACGGCGATCTCCGCCTCCTGGGTGCGCAAGCTGCTGGCGGCGGGGGACTTCCACGCCGCCGCGCCGCTGGTGCCGCCGGACACCCTGTACTACCTGCAGGATCTGCAAACGCAGCGCCGGGCCAAGGCGGCCCCGCATCCTTTTGAGTCCGCACAATCAGGTGAATGA